The Paenibacillus dendritiformis region CTGCCTATGAGAATGTTCAGAGAGGGTGCTCCCATTCATGATCCATTACATTCGGTTGCGTTAATGAGAGGTGCGGATGAAGGCTCAGCCATTTTTTTGAGTAATGGCCTGGGTTTATTTTTCTGCGCCTTTTTTCATTCACCAATCCGAATGAATGGGGTGTTTTTGCATGTCTATCTATGGCAAAAAACAGATGAGTATCCGTCTCCTAACCGAATATGAAGCGATGCTGGCCTGCCCGATCTGCTCCGGCCCGATACAAGTGATGCAGGCGGCGAACACAGGCAGCTTGCGCTGTTCTCGCGGGCATTGCTTCGATATCGCCAAGCAGGGGTATGTGAACCTGCTTCCGCATCCTCCGCGCGGCGCTTACGGCAAGTCGATGTTCGAAGCCCGCAGGAGAGTAAGCGCCAGCGGCTTTTTTGAACCGCTGCTGGAGCGGATCAGCGGCCGAATCTCCCGGGAGCTCGCCTTCGATGCGAAGCCGCCGCATCTGTTGGATGCAGGCTGCGGGGAAGGCTCTGCTTTAGCCCGCATTGTGGACCAAGTTCACGAACGCGCTAGGACCAAGCTGTTGGGCGCAGGCGTCGACATTTCCAAGGAAGCGATCCGCATCGCGGCAAGAGAGTCATCCCGGGCGATATGGTGCGTCGCCGATCTGGCGCGGTGCCCGTTCGCCGATCGGACATTCGGCTTCATCCTGAACCTGTTGTCTCCGTCGAACTATGCTGAGTTCCGCCGGCTGCTCACCGATAACGGGATGGTCATTAAAGTGATTCCGGGCAGCGCCTATTTGCGTGAGCTCAGGGAGGTGCTGTACCGGCAGACGGACAGGCAGCACTACGATAATGAGCGCACGGCCGCGCTATTTTTCCGACATTTTCATCTGTTGGAGGCCGAGTCGGTGCAGTATCGTCTCCCGGCAGCCCCTACATTCCTGGCGGATGCGATCCGCATGACGCCCTTGTCCTGGGGCGCTTCGGAAGAGCGAATCCGTCAGGCGCTGCGCATGGAGGCCACCGAGATTACCGCGGACTTCACGATCCTGTACGGGATGAAAAAATAAAGGCTCGAATCGACATCCACCCTGCCTGGCGGGGTGGATGTTTTGCTTGTGCCCGTGCCGTTCTTCAAGGGCTGACATCTTCCTGACACCTTCATCCTGTACGCTGTCGGGCAGGGGAACCGATGCGCCAGATTAATTTTTCCTAAGGCATCGCTCCCCTGCCGCCTGATACAATAGCCTGTACGTATGAAGCTTGAAAGGATGTCATGCCGTGAAAAAAATATTGTTGATCGAAGATGAAGCGCCCATCGCCCGTTTGCTGCAGGCGTATCTGGCGCGTGAACCATATGAAGTGCGGTGGGATGCGGGAGATGGAGACCTGGAGGGGCTTTTCTTGTCATGGAGGCCGGATCTGGTGCTTCTCGACTTGACCCTGCCCGATCAGGACGGGATGGAGATCCTGAAGCAGCTAAGGCAGTATGGCAGCTGTCCGATCATTATTGTGACGGCGCGCGGCGCCGTGCCGGATCGGCTGCGGGGACTGCAGGAAGGCGCCGATGACTACATTCCGAAGCCTTTCGACCCGGAAGAGGTTGTCGCCCGCGTCCAAGCGGTTCTGCGGCGCTCCACCTATATGGCCGATCACGAGGCCGTGCGGCTGGGAAGTCTGGTTATCGACTTCACCTCCTGCGCCGTGTACTTGAACGAGCAGGCGGTGCCGCTGATCCCGCGCGATTGGAATGTGCTCGCCTTCCTTGCCCGGCATCCCAATCAATGCTTCAGCCGCGAGCAGCTGCTTGACAGCATATGGGGAATCGATTATGAAGGCGGCGATCGGGCGGTAGACACGACAATCAAGCGGCTACGGCAGTGCCTGAAGGATTGGCCGGAATCCGAAGGCGCTATCCGGACGTTGCGGGGAATGGGGTATTCTCTCCATGTCCGCTAGACAGCCGCTCCCGATGCTGCGCGTCTGGACGTGGCGCTACGCCCTGATTCTGTTCGCCGCGCTGCTCCTTATCGGTCTCCTCGCCGGAATCTGGATCTATGCGAATGCATACCGGCACAGCTATGATGTGCTGCAGGCGCGGGCGGAGCAGTTGGCCGATTCCTATGTCCGGATCTCCAGTCTGACCAGCGTCCAGGCCGATACCCAGCCTGCTGCGAACAGCCTCAAGACGGATCTGTCCGTCCGTCCTATCGTTCCGCTCGCGTCTGCCGAAGTGAGCAGCCCGGTCCAAGCCATTAGCGCGACCGTAGTAGCAAGACCTGCGAATGGCGAGACGATGCAGATTGTTGACGCGCAAGGTAAGGTGCTCGATATGTATGCGGAAGACAGCGGGAACGCCGATTCCGGAACCGCCGCTGCGCCTTCCGATTACAAGACCGTGCTCTCCGGGCAGCCGACCCGGGAACGCCTCGTCAAGCAGGACGTGACGTGGCTGCGCATCGGCGTGCCGCTCCAGCAGCAGTCGGGCGTGGCAGGGGCACTGTACTTGAGCGCGCCGATACAGGAGGATATCAACAACACGAAGCAGCTCTATGTCCTGATCGCGTTGATGGCCTTCGGCATCGCCGCAGCCGGCTGGGCGGCGATCTATCTGCTGCTACGGAAGCTGACGCAGCCGCTGCGCCAGCTGGCGCATGCCGCGCTGCAGGTCGCCGACGGACAGTATTCCCCGGCGCTGCCCGCCGTCCACGGGATCAAGGAGCAGGAGCTGAGGCAGCTTATCTCCTCCTTCGGTGATATGACCTCGCGCCTCAAGCAGCTGGAACAGATGCGTACCGATCTGCTGGCCGGGGTATCGCATGAACTGCGGACACCGCTTACCTCGATTCGCGGCATGGTTCAAGCCGTGCATGGACGAGTCGTCGCGGGGAATGAAGCCGATGAATTCCTGCAGATCTCGCTCGAGGAAGCGAAGCGGATGCAGTCGATGGTCGACGATCTGCTCGAATTCTCCTCACTGGAAGCAGGGGCCATCAAGACCGAGCGCGATAAGGGTCCGCTCTCCCCGCTCATCCGCAGCGTCACTCAGCAGCTGCGATCTCTGCCGTCGTTCGCCTCTATACAGTTGAATGCCGTCCTGCCGGACGAAGAACTCGAATGCGATGGGGATCAGGGGCAACTCAAGCAGATAGTGACGAATTTGATCATGAACAGCTCGGCAGCCGGGGCGACAGAGATTGCCGTGGAAGCCGCGGTGGTCGGAGAGGACATCGTCATCGAGGTCCGGGATAACGGCGGCGGCATCCGGGAATCTGAGGTCCCGTTCATCTTCGAACGCTATTACCGCGGCAGCAGCCGGCGCAAGAAAAAGCAAGGCCTCGGGCTGGGCTTGCCCCTCAGCCGGCTGCTGGCCCGCGCCAATGGCGGGGATCTCGTCCTCCATTCCACCTCTGAGGCCGGCACCGTGTTCCGGTTGTCCCTGCCCAAGCCGCCCGGGCCATAGCTGCCCGCGGCTGTCCTTGTTCCGGGCGGCCCTTATGCCGGAGCAGGTTGCGGATCAAGGCCGCCCCGCAAGCGGCGCGGCCTTCACCGCGTTCCGGCCTGTCGGCCCCTGCAGCCTGGCCGGGCTTGCCAGCGGGACGCCTCGCGCCGCTGAGATAAAGGCGAGGCCTTTATCCCCCGATTCGGCGGCCGCACGAAGCGGAGCCGAGCCAGGTATGCGGATTGCCCGCCCAGCACCAGCCCAGCTTCGGCCGGCCGCCGCTTATCCACAGCGCGGTGACCCTGCGGTCTCCGCAGCGGGAGGCGAGCAGGGAGAACCCGTTATTTTTCTGCAACATGTCCGGGTAATGGGTAATGAGCGCAATGCCCTCCTCGATCGTAAGCGGAGAGCGGCCCTGCTGCGCTATCGTCTTGAGCGCCTCATTCGGCGTTACATTGAGCGTCTCCATCCCCCTATCGATATCCGCCGCCACATACGCGATGCCGGCAGGAAGCTCAACGCCCTCGATGGGTTGAAACCGGCGAAGCTCTTCGGCCTCCATAATGCTGAAGCCCCGCTTGCCCTGCCGCTCGACCTGCTCCATGGCCTTATCCCCGGCCACGCCATCGCTCCTCACGACGATAATGTAAGGAACATGCCCCTGCCGAGGTTCGATCTCTTCCGGCATGGGCAGCGACTGAACGCGCTGCCTCAGGGGCGCAAGCTGCTCCTTGAACGCCTCTTCGTCCAGCCCGACAAATGCAGGATAGCCCGCCTGAATCAAGTTCCCTGCCTGCCGATCGAATTCATTCCTATCCGGTCTACTCATCCGGTCTCCTCCTCTATGCTTCTCTCGCTATCCATCTACGAATCCATCGTACAACATGGAAGCTAATTATAAACTTATGCGGCAAGACCACCTGTCACTATCGCATTAGCTTGCCAAAACATTATAAGTGAGCTTTAATCTTTAGTAACGAAGACAACATGCCGGGAGAGGACGGGATACGATGAGACCGATCGATGTAGCGAGACGATTGAACCTGAGCACCAGCGCCCTCCGCAATTACGAGGCCCAGGGCATCATCCCCCCTGCGCTGCGCGATCCGAACGGATACCGGAACTATACGGACGAGCATCTCGCCTATCTGGAATGCATAGCTGCCATGGCCGCGGGATACGGCATGGAGGTGACTTCCGATGTGATGCGGCTGCTTCTAGCCAAGGATACCGCATCCGCCCTGTGGCTGGTGAATGAAGCGCAAGCGCTGCTTCACCGGGATCGCTGCCTGGCCGAAGAAGCGATTCGCCGCTTCGAACTGGAAGAACGCGGCGCTTTCGAGCCGGACGCGGACAACGATGGGATGACGATCGGCGAAGTGGCGGCCGAGACCGATGTCCCCCCCTCCACCCTCCGCTACTGGGAGAAGGAAGGGCTAATCGCCTCGTCCCGGGACGAACAGAACGGATACCGCCGGTTCAGCCCGTCCCAGCTTCGTAAAATTTGGCTGCTCCGCACGCTGCGAACCGTCCTCTACTCAGCGGATTCGGTCCGGCTGAAGCAAGCCATTCGGAAGCTGGAGGACAATGACGCGGAGCGCGCCCGGGACATTGCCCATGAATCGCTGCAATATTTGAATCGGCTTAATCAGGAACAGCTTCGCGGCTCCTACTATTTGTTCCGGCTGTGCCGCCGCTTGAACCTGCTGCAATAACCGGCGCGCGAATAAGCCGCTTCGTCCTGTCTGGGGCGGAAGCGGCCAGCTCTTACTGCTTCCCGACATACATCAATATTAGGTTAAGCAAAGCCACGGCCCCATAGCCGATCGCCCCGCCCGTTCGGCCAAGCAGCGCCAGCAGCACAACCGGAAGACCGAACATGGCAAGCTGGAACAGAAAATAATAAGGTTCGTCCAATCGGATCGTAGCCTTGGGCGAGCCCATCATGCTCCACAACAAGGCGAGGACGAGCGGAAGACCGATCCCTGCCATCCCCTTCCACATCCATCCTTGCCCCGTACGGAATCCCCAATAGCCGGCGATCGCGAGCACGCCGAGCTCCAGCACAAAACGAACACCGAGATTGGCATATTTCAGCACCGTCAACAAGCCCATGAGCGAATCTCCTCCCTTTTCGCCACGCACCAAAACTAATATAATTAGTTAAAATTCTATACTAACGACATTAGTTTAGCAATCGTTTTTACTGATCCCCAGGAAATCCGTCCCCCGAAGGAGTGAATCTCATTCCTGGGATCATTCCGCCCTGACGCCGTTTGCGTTATAGTCAAGCTATCAAGATGAAGGAGGTGCGCAGCCTTATGATCCCGCTTACGTTCCAGACGCTGGATAAGCTGGGCGAAGCCGATGTGGAGCAGGCGGCTCACGTGTTCGTGCACAGTTATATGGATGCGCTGACAAGGGTATCCTCCGATCCGGACGTGCTGATCCGTCTGATTCGGAAGTCATTCATTCGCGAGCAATTTTACGCCGCATTGTGGAATGATCAAGTGGTAGCCATAATGGCGTACTCAACGCGCGGTACCCGTTCCCAGCGGTTCGACAAGAGCGGGCTGCAGCGCATCCTTGGCACATGGAAGGGATGGCTGTTCTATCGATCCTTTGCCCGGGAATTCCATGCTCCCCACCGCTTGACGGACGAGGAATGCTTCCTGGAGGCGGTGGCGACCGCGCCGGAACACCGGGGCCAAGGCATTGCCGCCGCACTGCTCCGGCATATCATCGTTCAGCTCCCCTACCGGGTGTTCAAGCTGGAGGTCGCGGATACGAACGTGAAGGCGAGACGGCTCTATGAGCGTCAAGGCTTTACCCTTTTCCATACAAAAAAACAGTGGTTCCTCCCCAAGATGTATGGCTTTCGCGAAAGGCTATATATGAAGTTGGAGACAGACAAGGGGCCGTGTTCGCATGCCCCGTGGAAGTAAGCGGCTAACGAGGAGAGGCGTCCGCACAGACGCCCCTCCCCCTTCTATATGATGTTCCAGTAAGAGAACAGCTTCAGCATTCCCAGCACCGCAAGTGCAAATAGCGTGTAGTGAATTCGCGCCCTGAGGCGCCCGTACCGCTTCCACCAGAGCAGTAGCGTGAGAAGAACGATCACCGCGCCGAGTCCGGCCAGCAGAAATGGAATCCGATCGATCCAGACTTGCCATGCCGATGGCTCCATATAAGACGTTGCCGGCAGCCCATACACCGGATCGGTCCTCCCCGTGCTTGCCATGCCCGCCACTGCGATCACGGTGAGCAGTCCGTACGCGACGGCCGTCCAGCGCGCCGCGGCCGCTCCGGCTGCATCCTTCAGAGAACGCCGCCGGATGCGGCGCACGAACGCCCCGATCAGCCAGTACAGCGAGGAACCGGCAACAACGAAGACGGCGAAGAGCAGCGCCATCATGGTGAATGAGCTTGTGCCGTACCAAGGCGCCTGCGAATAGGTCATCGGTCCGTCGGACATCAGCATGATATTGCCGTATGGATCGCGGTCAAATACGATAGTCCGGAATTCGCCGAAATAGTCCTGCGTCCTGCCTTCCCGAAAATTGTGATAGATTCCGGGTTCAACCTCCACGAAGCGGTTCGTCTCTCCGCCGTGCGTGATCAGCAAATGGCCGTCTTCCTCCATGCCGACCGCGATCGTCCCCATCATCAGACTGACAATACTCTCCGATGTCGTGAAATTACGGCGGTTCTGGTGGTACTCGCCGACATAGGCACGGCCTCGCTCTACACTCCCTGCGGGCGGCGGCTCCGACGCTGCGCGAGGGGAAGGATAGTAGCGATCCATGAAGGCTTGGAACAGTTCATTATGCGCCAGATAGCTCCCCCCGCTAAAAGATACAAAAATCCCCGTCCCCTGCTCCGGCAGCAGATAGAGCCCGGTGCCGAACAGCATCGTGCTGCCGTTCTGGAAGAGGAGCCGCTGGCCGTTAAGCGTGCCTTCCATGAAGCCGTAAGTCATGCCGCCAAGCTCGGGATGCTGGGTGAACTGCTGACGATGCATCTGCTCGACCGTATCTTCTTGCAGGATGCGTCCCTCCCCCGCCTGGCCGCCCTGCAGATGGGCGATCATGAAGCAAGCCATATCCGATGCCGTGCTGCTCATGCCGCCGGCCGGCCCGGGCAGAAGATATTCGAACTCCCCTTCCGCATAGCCGCCGTCCACGGCCCGGTACGCCTTGGCCAAATCCTGCGCCAGCGACTCCGGCAGCGGCTGGAGGAAGGAGCTGCGGCTCATGCCAAGCGGAGTGAAAATATGCTGCTCCACATACTCGGCAAAGGGCTGGCCCGAGACCCGTTCCACGATATAACCGGCCAAGGCCGCCCCGTAGTTGGAATAAGCCGCGACCTCCCCGGGAGGAAATACCCGCGCGGGAAGGTGCAGGCGAATATACTCCTGCAGCGGGAGCATCTCATCGGCGGACAGTCTGAATATCGAGTCCACGGAATCTTCGAAGCCAGGGGCATGCGTCATCAGATGCGTTAACGTGATCGGCTCGGCTTGATCCGGGGAATGGATAAGCTGCTGCGGAATCTTCACGTCCAGATACCGGTTGATGTCCGCATTCAGATCCAGCTTGCCCTGCTCGACAAGCTGCATGACGGCGGTCCAGGTCAATAATTTCGAAGTTGATCCGATGCGGAACAAGGTGCGCTCGGCATCCACCGGAATCCGCTTCTCCCGATCGGCATATCCATAGCCCTTCGCCAACCGAACCTCTCCCCCCGAGACGACCGCTACCGCCGCATTGGTCATGTCGTATTTCTCCATTTGCGCCTTCATGACCTCATCGACGAAGGCTTCCAGATCCGGATATGCCGCGAACTTGGCCCCGGCAGGCGATGGAAACGCCATAAGAACGGAGCCCAAGAGCGCACATAATAGCATCAACACCATTCCTCGCCTTATCATAGACAAGGCCCTCTTCACCATACGAATTGATATGCAGCGTGAACGACACGCCCTGCATGCTTGCGCCGCTTGTTCCCTCATCTCTTCCCGCTCCTCCTCTACGATTGGGGGCCTAATCCCTCTCTGCGCGCTTGCGCATCCGGGCCGCCGCCATCACATCATTCGCCGCGCCGGACAGCAGCTCCATGGCTCGCGCTTCATCCCACGGCTCCGGCAGCAGGCCGTTCGCGACCATGACCGACAAGCCAAGCTGGAATATTTTCATTTTCATCAAAATCATCATCAGCTCTTCATCGGAAAATCCTTGCAAATCGGCATCCTGCTTCATCTGTCCGATCAGGACAGGTCCCATATCCTGCTCATAGTCATTCATGTACGGATTCGGCTTCATGACCAGCTCCCGGAACAGCTCGCTGTATTCTCTTGCGAACCGGAGGCTGGCCGCCCCGATATCATAGAACGGATTGCCCGTGCTCATCTCCTCCAGCATCTGCTGGCTCACCTGCACCGTCTTCTTAATCACCTCCTGAATCAATTCCTCCGCATCTTGAAAATTGACATAAATCGGAGCAATCGAGCTCCCCAGCCGATCCGCGACCTTCCGAATCGTGATGCTGGCGAGGCCCTCCATCCGCGCGATCTCAAAAGCCGCGTCAATAATTTGTTCCCGCGTAAATTTCTTTTTAGGCGCCATTGTTTTCTCCTTACATATCACTTGATATATATCATATGTTATTTATCATTATACGTTCCGTTTTTTATTTGTAAAGATTTTCTTTTCCATAACCTGGACATAAAGAGCGCGAGCTTCTCCCCATTTTGTTGCCATATCTTCACAGTTATAAATGTAAAATTACGGAATTGATGGTATAATCAAATCAGCTCTTCCTCTTTGATTCCTAGCCTACTTTGTTGTGAAGGCGGTGCTTTCGCATGTCCGCACATCGATTATTAAAGCGCTTTACTCCCCAACTGTGCCGGCGAGACGGCCTGACACTGGTAGAGGTGCTGGCGGCCACGGCTATATTAAGCATGCTGCTTGTCCTGTTCGTCTCCCTGAGCGGCTTCGTGCAGGTGACAGACAGAGCCGTGAGCCGGGCTCACGAAGCGGCGTCGATCGCAGAATCGCTCGTCCATCAATATCGCGCCAAGCCGCTGTCGATCGGCAGCGGAATCACCCTCGATGATGTGAAGACCCACTCCGGTCAAGTACATAATTATCAAGCCTATATTCATCCGCTGCAGCCTTATGTGGACGGCGCGGCCCCAGCGGCCCGAACTGCCGGGCACACGGCTGTCGTGCAATCGATAGTCTACATCGACGAACCCGCCTACGAGAATCAGCCGATGCTGCTCACGGTCACCGTGTCATGGGAGGAATCGTAATGCGCTTATCATCCTTCATCCGCAATGAACGAGGTCTGACGCTGCTGGAGCTGATGGCGTCTCTTCTTATTACGGCCGTCATTCTTGGCGGGGGCTTGGCCTTCTGGTGGAGCCTGCAGACGAACACCAATATGGTAGCTGCTTCGCAACGGCAGGAGGCATCTATCCGTTGGACCGCCAAGCAATTCCATCATCTGATCTCGGAAGCCTCCGCGGCCGTCCTCGTGAACCAAGAGGAGATTCGGCTGCGAGTCGGCCAGCAGTACCGGGCCGTCCTTCATGACTCGGCCGCAGGGGAGTGGCGAGTCTACTCCTTTACCCTTCCTACGGATAGATCTTATCTATCGGAGGAGGAAGTCCTGAATCGGTTAGCCAGCACTTCCATCACGCTCGCTTCGCACCCGGAGCGATACGAATATATGTATTCTCTAGCCGACAACATGGCGAACCCTCCGCGCATCCGCATCATTCAGCTTCCGGATGGTTCGAAGGCCGACTCGACCGCGCTCCCCGCTATCGCCAAGGCGGGCAGCCTGCTTGAGGCCGAGCTGGACTTCCACAGCGTCATTCGCGATTCAATGGGCCGTCCCGTGCTTGCCGAAGACGATCCGCAAGCGCGCTATACGATAACGGCGAAGCTGATGCAAGACAGGTAACCCGCGTGCCGGACCGAACAGCCACTGCCGTCCGCATCCCGCTCTGCGGTGAACCCTTGTCGCGGCTGCATAGCGGCTCCGCTTTCCCTCCAAGTTAGGCGGTGCATTATAAATAAGAAAGGGCCTGATATCGTGAACCGGTTGCATTCTTGCTTACGCATTCTCCGCCAGGAACAAGGAAGCGCCATGATGATTGTCTTCGTCTGCATGATTTTGTTATTCCTCGCCATTCCTCTCCTGCTGCAGACCGTCGGCGCCAGCGTCGCACAGCAGCACTTGATCTCGGAGCAGCGCATCGCGCAGGAGCTGACGATTGGCAATATGGAAGGATATATTGCCTACTTGAATAAATACCGGCGCAGTATGAACGGGGCCTCTGTCTCGCCGGCTCAATACCGCGACGCCTATGCAGGCATGGGAGACAAGACCGTGCAGACCGGCAGCGGCTGGACGACCTCCGTCCATTTCCAGCCTGTTCAGCCATCATCCGATGACGGAATTACCGTGGATCCGGATCGCTTCTACATCCAGAGTGCGGCTTCGCTGCAAAAGGGTAAGAAAGATATGATCTATTCCTTCCTGAAAAAGCCGCGCTTCGGCGAGACGCAAGTTTCTCCCGATCCGGATGAGCGGGATTGCATGCTGGATCGGGTTTTGCTGGAGGGGAGATTCTGGGATCAACATGACGGGGATCGAGAACCGCCGCTCGTTCTGCCTAACGGGTCGGGCAGCTCGGACATTACGATCAGCAAGCACGACAATTTGCAAGGGCCGATCGGCATCTATCTTGATGAGCAAAGAAGCGAAGCCGCCGCCAGAACGAAGCCCGCCGCTGATGATGGATGCGAAGAATGCAGGAACGACCTGTCTAAAGCCGATGCGAAGGCAGTCGGTCCCGAGCAGACGATCGATATCGGCTCGGTAGCGGATCGGACGCCGCCTCGCGGCCGTATTACGATCGGAACCCGAGATCGGATCGTGAACCTCGTCGGAACAAGTCTTTCCTTCGATTCCTATGTCAACACCGAGATTTACGGGAACCTGCATGTCTCCTCGCTGACGCTTCATAATGGAGGGCATCTCAACATACACGGCGATCTCATTATCGACGGTTCGCTGGCGGCCAGTGACTGGAAAGACGGCAGCGGACTCCGCACCATCATTCAGGCGAAGCGGATCATCGTCAAGAACAGGCTCGATGTCAACGACAATGCCGAGGTGTTGGCGGCCGAGTTGCTCTACGCCGAGACATTGACGACGGCCGGCAATGCGACCGTCGGCGGAGATCGCATCGTCGTGCGGGGAGACTTGACGGTGAACAACAAGATCTTTACGAATGAGAAGCTGACGCGCGACCTTATCGTAGGCAGCTTGCATCTGCAGGGCAACAATGCGTTCACCGTAAGCGGGGATATCCTGATCAAGCACGATCTGAAAGGAAATCATAATACCTCGCTGGAATTCGGCGGCTTGCTGGCCGTCGGGGGCCATATGCGGCTCGAAGGAAGCAATAATCGGCTCCGGCCGAGCCTGGACGGGGAGCAGTCCTCCGGCATTATTCTTGACGGAGGAATCTGCGTCGGCATTCCCGACTGGGAGCCGCGCCGCGAGCGGTAATAATATAGCCGGAGGCGTGATGCCTCCGGCTCCCTGTTGTTTTTATGGTCTCGCTCAGCCCGATGCCCATGCCTCTGATCCAGGAGCGGCGTACACGTGAATGATCACCTGCATGTTGAATACGCTGCTGCCGCCGTCATGGCTGGACTCATCGGTACGGTATGAATGCTGTATCGCCCAATTTTCCAGCCGATGGAGCCGCTCCTGGCGCTGCAGGCTTGACAGCCAAGACAGCCAGTTGTTGTATTCTCCGACCCCATCCAGCTCATAGATCCACGCTTCCAGTTCCGGCGCCGCCTGTTCTTGCCGGGGCGTATCTTCCAGACCTTCACTTGTCCCCTCTCCCAATGGAGCGGATTCGTCTGCCCCTGCAACCCTTTGATCGCTGTCAGACGGCATATTTACCGCCGCAGCCTCGCCGCCCGCTTCGAGTTGCTCCCCGGCCGCAGGCAGCAGCCGCCGCTCGACGAAGCGAAGCTTTTTGACGTTAATCCCATGGTCACGGGATCCAATCCGGAGCTGCTGCAACCAACCGCTCTCGTCATGAACGGGGGGAACGAGGCGATGCCACTTCGCCCAATCCTGCACGGTAACTTGCATCGGGTCAGGCTGGCTGCGAATGGCGGCAAGCCGCCTCTCCAGCATCTCCACATCCTCGAACGCCGTGAGCTGCGCGCGCGCTTCCCGGGCAGGAAGCCACGCCAGCAGGAAAAAGGCCAGCAGCCCGAGGCACCCGGCGATCCACACCAGCCACAAGGCCATTTTTTTCTTCCGCAAAGGAGATGCCGTTCCCTTCCCTGTCATATCCGCCATCTCACTTCGCCGCCTCCTTCATGACCCGCGGTTCCAGGGTGATGATGTAATCCACTTCCAGCAGCGGCTCCCCGGCCGGGAGCGGCTCCGTATCGCCGGACCACTGCTGGAACCGCACCTCCTTCACGCCGTCCATTGCCTGCAAGCGCGCCTCGAATGCGGCCGCGTCATCCGCATTGCTCGTGACGAAGGACATATGAATCATATCCACCGAGTTCTCGGCTTCAGCAGACGCTCGCTTCCATCGCATCGTCTCCGGCAGCCCTTCCGTCCACCGCCGCC contains the following coding sequences:
- a CDS encoding MerR family DNA-binding transcriptional regulator — translated: MRPIDVARRLNLSTSALRNYEAQGIIPPALRDPNGYRNYTDEHLAYLECIAAMAAGYGMEVTSDVMRLLLAKDTASALWLVNEAQALLHRDRCLAEEAIRRFELEERGAFEPDADNDGMTIGEVAAETDVPPSTLRYWEKEGLIASSRDEQNGYRRFSPSQLRKIWLLRTLRTVLYSADSVRLKQAIRKLEDNDAERARDIAHESLQYLNRLNQEQLRGSYYLFRLCRRLNLLQ
- a CDS encoding serine hydrolase domain-containing protein gives rise to the protein MLLCALLGSVLMAFPSPAGAKFAAYPDLEAFVDEVMKAQMEKYDMTNAAVAVVSGGEVRLAKGYGYADREKRIPVDAERTLFRIGSTSKLLTWTAVMQLVEQGKLDLNADINRYLDVKIPQQLIHSPDQAEPITLTHLMTHAPGFEDSVDSIFRLSADEMLPLQEYIRLHLPARVFPPGEVAAYSNYGAALAGYIVERVSGQPFAEYVEQHIFTPLGMSRSSFLQPLPESLAQDLAKAYRAVDGGYAEGEFEYLLPGPAGGMSSTASDMACFMIAHLQGGQAGEGRILQEDTVEQMHRQQFTQHPELGGMTYGFMEGTLNGQRLLFQNGSTMLFGTGLYLLPEQGTGIFVSFSGGSYLAHNELFQAFMDRYYPSPRAASEPPPAGSVERGRAYVGEYHQNRRNFTTSESIVSLMMGTIAVGMEEDGHLLITHGGETNRFVEVEPGIYHNFREGRTQDYFGEFRTIVFDRDPYGNIMLMSDGPMTYSQAPWYGTSSFTMMALLFAVFVVAGSSLYWLIGAFVRRIRRRSLKDAAGAAAARWTAVAYGLLTVIAVAGMASTGRTDPVYGLPATSYMEPSAWQVWIDRIPFLLAGLGAVIVLLTLLLWWKRYGRLRARIHYTLFALAVLGMLKLFSYWNII
- a CDS encoding sensor histidine kinase → MSARQPLPMLRVWTWRYALILFAALLLIGLLAGIWIYANAYRHSYDVLQARAEQLADSYVRISSLTSVQADTQPAANSLKTDLSVRPIVPLASAEVSSPVQAISATVVARPANGETMQIVDAQGKVLDMYAEDSGNADSGTAAAPSDYKTVLSGQPTRERLVKQDVTWLRIGVPLQQQSGVAGALYLSAPIQEDINNTKQLYVLIALMAFGIAAAGWAAIYLLLRKLTQPLRQLAHAALQVADGQYSPALPAVHGIKEQELRQLISSFGDMTSRLKQLEQMRTDLLAGVSHELRTPLTSIRGMVQAVHGRVVAGNEADEFLQISLEEAKRMQSMVDDLLEFSSLEAGAIKTERDKGPLSPLIRSVTQQLRSLPSFASIQLNAVLPDEELECDGDQGQLKQIVTNLIMNSSAAGATEIAVEAAVVGEDIVIEVRDNGGGIRESEVPFIFERYYRGSSRRKKKQGLGLGLPLSRLLARANGGDLVLHSTSEAGTVFRLSLPKPPGP
- a CDS encoding putative RNA methyltransferase, whose amino-acid sequence is MSIYGKKQMSIRLLTEYEAMLACPICSGPIQVMQAANTGSLRCSRGHCFDIAKQGYVNLLPHPPRGAYGKSMFEARRRVSASGFFEPLLERISGRISRELAFDAKPPHLLDAGCGEGSALARIVDQVHERARTKLLGAGVDISKEAIRIAARESSRAIWCVADLARCPFADRTFGFILNLLSPSNYAEFRRLLTDNGMVIKVIPGSAYLRELREVLYRQTDRQHYDNERTAALFFRHFHLLEAESVQYRLPAAPTFLADAIRMTPLSWGASEERIRQALRMEATEITADFTILYGMKK
- a CDS encoding response regulator transcription factor — translated: MKKILLIEDEAPIARLLQAYLAREPYEVRWDAGDGDLEGLFLSWRPDLVLLDLTLPDQDGMEILKQLRQYGSCPIIIVTARGAVPDRLRGLQEGADDYIPKPFDPEEVVARVQAVLRRSTYMADHEAVRLGSLVIDFTSCAVYLNEQAVPLIPRDWNVLAFLARHPNQCFSREQLLDSIWGIDYEGGDRAVDTTIKRLRQCLKDWPESEGAIRTLRGMGYSLHVR
- a CDS encoding DUF5701 family protein is translated as MSRPDRNEFDRQAGNLIQAGYPAFVGLDEEAFKEQLAPLRQRVQSLPMPEEIEPRQGHVPYIIVVRSDGVAGDKAMEQVERQGKRGFSIMEAEELRRFQPIEGVELPAGIAYVAADIDRGMETLNVTPNEALKTIAQQGRSPLTIEEGIALITHYPDMLQKNNGFSLLASRCGDRRVTALWISGGRPKLGWCWAGNPHTWLGSASCGRRIGG
- a CDS encoding GNAT family N-acetyltransferase yields the protein MIPLTFQTLDKLGEADVEQAAHVFVHSYMDALTRVSSDPDVLIRLIRKSFIREQFYAALWNDQVVAIMAYSTRGTRSQRFDKSGLQRILGTWKGWLFYRSFAREFHAPHRLTDEECFLEAVATAPEHRGQGIAAALLRHIIVQLPYRVFKLEVADTNVKARRLYERQGFTLFHTKKQWFLPKMYGFRERLYMKLETDKGPCSHAPWK
- a CDS encoding YrdB family protein, whose product is MGLLTVLKYANLGVRFVLELGVLAIAGYWGFRTGQGWMWKGMAGIGLPLVLALLWSMMGSPKATIRLDEPYYFLFQLAMFGLPVVLLALLGRTGGAIGYGAVALLNLILMYVGKQ